AGAGGTTGTTGGTCGAGTGAGGCGAAGCAACGAGGGCTCCGCGGCGCAGCCGGAGCGGGGCAATTTCACGCCACCGCCGCGTGCTGCGGTGTCCCCGCCTGCGGACACGTCGTCCGAGGCGGAACCGGCAGGCGGCAGCACCAGTCGGCTGTCGCCCCGGAACTGGCGCGTGCCCACCCGTCTGAACGCGATTCTCCTGATTCCGGCCCTCGTCGGTCTGGTCATGGGCGGCTTCCAGGTGAAGGGGTCGGTCGACACCTGGAACGAGGCTCAGGACGCGGAGAAGACCGCCCTGGTCGTCCGGGCAGCCGCGGAGTACGGGCAGGCACTGCTGAACGAGCGTGACCTCACCGCTCAGCCCCTGCTGTCGAACAAGCGCACCGCCGCCGAGGTGGAGAAGGTGCGCGCCACTACGGACAGCGCCGCGCAGAAGTTCGACGCGGCCGTGAAGAACATGCCGGACAAGGAGGGCCTCCACCGCCGCCTGAAGCTGTTCGAGGTGGAGGAGCCGCTGCTCCCCGAGCTGCGCAAGGCCGCTTACGCCGAGGCCATGGACCCGGTGAAGACGGAGGAGGGGTACACCAAGGTCCAGCACTCGCTGATGGAGTTCTCCAACGAGCTCGGCCTGGGTACCGGCAACATCACCAGCTACGGCCGGACCGTGTACGCGATCGAGCTGGCCAAGGCCGCAGAATCGCTTCAGCGCTCGATCGGCATGCACCTGCTGGTGCGTCCGAGCCAGGAGGAACGCAAGTTCAACGGCCAGGTGACGGCGTTCAGCTCGTACAACTACCTGGAGCAGATCGCCCTCGGTGAGTTCGTCTCCGGTGGTACGGAGGCCGACGCCGCCCGGCTGAAGGAAGTCATGGCCGGCAAGGCCGCCGAGGGGGCCGCGCAGCTGAAGGCCGCCGCGGCGCAGGCCAAGGCGGCGGACAAGCCCTTCGTGGCGCCCCCGAGCATCGACGGTTCGGTCTTCGACGGCATGGCCCAGCAGATCGGCCAGGGCAGGACGCCCGAGGAGCTGGAGGCCAAGGGAATCACCCCCGAGACCTGGATGGCCGCGTCCACCGCGAAGTTCGACGGCTACACCACGGTCGAGAACGAGCTCGTCGACAAGGCGGTGACCGAGGCGGCGGAGATCTCGACCGACGCCCGCAACGACGCCATCCTGAACGCCGCGATCGTGATCGTCGCGCTGCTGGCGGCCTTCATCATCGCCGGGCTCATGGCTCGCCAGATGAGCCGCTCGATGCGTCAGCTGCGTACGGCCGCCTTCGGCATCGCCGAGCAGCGGCTGCCGATGCTGGTCGACCAGCTGTCGCGGACCGAGCCCGGCCGGGTGGACACCCGGGTGCAGCCGATCCCGATCAACAGCCAGGACGAGATCGGCGAGGTCGCCCGCGCCTTCGACCAGGTGCACCGCGAGGCCGTGCGGCTCGCCGCCGAGCAGGCCATGCTGCGGGGCAACGTCAACGCGATCTTCACCAACCTGTCGCGCCGCAACCAGTCGCTCATCGAGGGCCAGCTGACCCTCATCACCGACCTGGAGAACAACGAGGCCGACCCGGACCAGCTGGAGAGCCTCTTCAAGCTGGACCACCTGGCCACGCGTATGCGCCGTAACGGCGAGAACCTCCTCGTCCTCGCGGGCGAGGAGCCCGGCCGCCGCTGGAACCAGCCGGTGCCGCTGGTCGACGTGCTGCGTGCCG
The DNA window shown above is from Streptomyces sp. Alt3 and carries:
- a CDS encoding sensor histidine kinase; protein product: MRRSNEGSAAQPERGNFTPPPRAAVSPPADTSSEAEPAGGSTSRLSPRNWRVPTRLNAILLIPALVGLVMGGFQVKGSVDTWNEAQDAEKTALVVRAAAEYGQALLNERDLTAQPLLSNKRTAAEVEKVRATTDSAAQKFDAAVKNMPDKEGLHRRLKLFEVEEPLLPELRKAAYAEAMDPVKTEEGYTKVQHSLMEFSNELGLGTGNITSYGRTVYAIELAKAAESLQRSIGMHLLVRPSQEERKFNGQVTAFSSYNYLEQIALGEFVSGGTEADAARLKEVMAGKAAEGAAQLKAAAAQAKAADKPFVAPPSIDGSVFDGMAQQIGQGRTPEELEAKGITPETWMAASTAKFDGYTTVENELVDKAVTEAAEISTDARNDAILNAAIVIVALLAAFIIAGLMARQMSRSMRQLRTAAFGIAEQRLPMLVDQLSRTEPGRVDTRVQPIPINSQDEIGEVARAFDQVHREAVRLAAEQAMLRGNVNAIFTNLSRRNQSLIEGQLTLITDLENNEADPDQLESLFKLDHLATRMRRNGENLLVLAGEEPGRRWNQPVPLVDVLRAASSEVESYERIELTGVPESEIHGQAVTDLVHLLAELLENATTFSSPQTKVRVTATRLPDGRVMVEIHDKGIGLTAEDFADINHKLANPPTVDAAVSQRMGLFVVGRLADRHGIRVQLRPSGEQAGTTSLVMLPDAITHGGGGEAAQDGDFTVSSIMPEQQQPAQAFDPTPQPLPMRTAAELGFDDSRYDTPAADSPQLDPVNRSLMREERRAALEAQTGGEHTPFQQENAAGQHQEYPQEQYGQAPYAPEQYAQEQQEYTQPGYEGGYDPYAGNGFQDPQQNSYAEAAYGAPDGRQEQYADQFAPQDGASHQGEWADQGSYQGAFDPLAQPEAESVPSTPAGTQEHVGFDRPGPTPSPGQDLTEAGLPRRGGQQHWQPTGRGNDQPAPPEQRQRPVPEQPQEPAAGEGPEDWRSANDERWERAEKLKDPKAGGITPSGLPRRVPKANLVEGTAEQTQQGGPQVSRAPEDVRGRLSNLRRGVLRGRTAGSDTSNTYNQER